A genome region from Streptomyces sp. S4.7 includes the following:
- a CDS encoding gas vesicle protein: protein MTELDSWTTESRSHPPATANLAEILERVLDKGIVIAGDIKIDLLDIELLTIRLRLFISSVETAKKAGIDWWETDPALSSRAAHDALYEENKQLRERIEALEGEDSQEADSVPRAGVRRELRRR from the coding sequence GTGACGGAACTGGACAGCTGGACAACGGAGTCCCGGTCGCACCCGCCCGCCACGGCCAACCTGGCCGAGATCCTGGAGCGGGTGCTGGACAAGGGCATCGTCATCGCCGGTGACATCAAGATCGACCTGCTGGACATCGAACTGCTCACCATTCGCCTGCGGCTGTTCATCTCGTCGGTGGAGACGGCGAAGAAGGCGGGCATCGACTGGTGGGAGACCGATCCCGCGCTGTCGTCGCGTGCCGCCCACGACGCCCTGTACGAGGAGAACAAGCAGCTGCGCGAGCGGATCGAGGCCCTGGAGGGCGAGGACTCCCAGGAAGCCGACAGCGTCCCGCGGGCCGGCGTCAGAAGGGAGCTGCGCCGCCGATGA
- a CDS encoding gas vesicle protein GvpG, with amino-acid sequence MGLLSGVLLLPLAPVHGVVWISDRLIDAAEAELYDPAAIRLQLAELNRALDDGEIDLARFEREEERLLDILDRKSPVPVPGVSP; translated from the coding sequence ATGGGTCTGCTCTCCGGGGTGCTTCTCCTCCCCCTGGCGCCGGTACACGGCGTGGTCTGGATCTCCGACCGGCTCATCGACGCGGCGGAGGCGGAGCTGTACGACCCGGCGGCGATCCGCCTACAGCTCGCCGAACTGAACCGCGCCCTGGACGACGGTGAGATCGACCTCGCGCGCTTCGAGCGCGAGGAGGAGCGGCTGCTGGACATTCTCGACAGAAAATCGCCGGTACCCGTACCTGGAGTGAGCCCGTGA
- a CDS encoding GvpL/GvpF family gas vesicle protein, which translates to MTASGIYVYGIVGGSHALPPSAAGIGEPPAPVRLLPVEDLAVVVSATYPGLRARRRDLMAHQNLLLELAAAGPVLPMRFGMVAPDEATVLAGVAARRGEHAAVLERLDSRVEMNVKIMPVQDDLAALIRADPVVQRVREETRRRPGYEANVRLGQAVAEGLRRRAADAAALLPPQFAGIADDMCPGPDVEGCVLNASFLVPRREEGRFRRVAERFAADHPDRVELRVTGPLPCYSFVAPEPVPARV; encoded by the coding sequence ATGACCGCTTCAGGTATCTATGTGTACGGCATCGTGGGCGGCTCCCATGCGCTTCCCCCCTCCGCCGCCGGCATCGGTGAGCCTCCCGCACCGGTGCGGCTGCTGCCGGTCGAGGACCTCGCCGTCGTGGTCAGCGCCACGTACCCGGGGCTCAGGGCCCGGCGACGGGATCTGATGGCGCATCAGAATCTACTCCTGGAGCTGGCCGCGGCCGGCCCCGTGCTGCCGATGCGCTTCGGCATGGTGGCGCCGGACGAGGCGACGGTACTGGCGGGCGTCGCCGCGCGGCGTGGCGAGCACGCCGCCGTGCTGGAGCGGCTGGACTCCCGCGTCGAGATGAACGTCAAGATCATGCCCGTACAGGACGACCTGGCCGCACTGATCCGGGCGGACCCGGTGGTCCAGCGGGTTCGCGAGGAGACGCGGCGCCGGCCCGGTTACGAGGCGAACGTCCGGCTCGGCCAGGCCGTGGCGGAAGGTCTGCGGCGAAGGGCGGCCGACGCGGCGGCCCTGCTGCCACCCCAATTCGCCGGGATCGCCGACGACATGTGTCCGGGGCCGGACGTGGAGGGCTGCGTCCTGAACGCGTCCTTCCTCGTACCGCGCCGCGAGGAAGGACGTTTCCGCCGTGTCGCCGAGCGATTCGCCGCCGACCATCCGGACCGCGTCGAACTGCGGGTGACCGGCCCGCTGCCCTGCTACAGCTTCGTGGCCCCGGAACCCGTCCCGGCCAGGGTCTGA
- the gvpJ gene encoding gas vesicle protein GvpJ, producing MSTYSEEVVRVPRAGTLYDVLELILDRGMVIDIFVRVSLVGIEILKIDARIVVASVDTYLRFAEACNRLDLENDSASRTVPELFGGGMTKSVGKAGAKKAAKSVGEKVKRAVGPGGDDDDEDEDELEEAERPRRSKTSRSRSTASERSRRRKEER from the coding sequence TTGAGCACATACAGTGAGGAAGTTGTCCGCGTTCCCCGCGCCGGCACCCTCTACGACGTCCTGGAACTCATCCTCGACCGCGGCATGGTCATCGACATCTTCGTACGGGTGTCGCTGGTCGGCATCGAGATCCTGAAGATCGACGCGCGGATCGTCGTCGCCAGTGTCGACACCTATCTGCGGTTCGCCGAAGCGTGCAACCGGCTGGACCTGGAGAACGACTCGGCCAGCAGGACGGTGCCGGAGCTGTTCGGCGGCGGTATGACGAAGAGCGTCGGCAAGGCAGGCGCGAAGAAGGCCGCGAAGTCCGTGGGCGAGAAGGTCAAGCGGGCCGTGGGCCCCGGCGGCGATGACGACGACGAGGACGAGGACGAGCTGGAGGAGGCGGAACGCCCCCGCAGGTCCAAGACATCCCGCTCCAGGAGCACCGCAAGCGAACGATCCCGCCGCCGCAAGGAGGAGCGCTGA
- a CDS encoding gas vesicle protein — translation MSEQRAGRARTSRSTRSAAGEEHLRGAEQAAERACRSLSKLIRHRPEGVSAVSRTDDGWQVDIDVLELPRIPDTTSLLATYEVDIDEDGSLLRYRRVRRYRRGQADT, via the coding sequence ATGTCAGAGCAGCGTGCCGGGCGCGCCCGGACCTCCCGATCCACCCGCTCCGCCGCGGGCGAGGAACACCTGAGGGGAGCGGAGCAGGCGGCCGAACGCGCCTGCCGGAGCCTGAGCAAGCTGATCAGGCACCGGCCCGAGGGCGTCTCCGCGGTCTCGCGGACCGATGACGGCTGGCAGGTCGACATCGATGTGCTGGAGCTCCCGCGCATCCCCGACACCACCAGTCTGCTCGCCACCTACGAGGTGGACATCGATGAGGACGGCTCACTGCTTCGGTACCGCAGAGTGCGTCGTTACCGCCGCGGTCAGGCGGACACATGA
- a CDS encoding Asp23/Gls24 family envelope stress response protein, protein MASTDTSSRPATHASSTSAKGGGPGGTTTIADSVVATIAGIAVRESDGIYALGGSASRALGSVRDRMSKAPDPSRGVKVEVGETQTAVDVDVIVEYGEPIAEDAKDIRTRVTDAVETMTGLEVVEININVLDVHLPGSDDEDEDGGRRSDRVQ, encoded by the coding sequence ATGGCCAGCACCGACACCAGCAGCCGCCCCGCTACCCATGCGAGCAGCACCAGCGCGAAGGGTGGGGGACCGGGCGGCACGACCACGATCGCCGACAGCGTCGTAGCCACCATCGCGGGCATCGCCGTCCGCGAGTCCGACGGAATCTACGCACTGGGCGGCAGCGCCTCGCGGGCGCTGGGATCAGTGCGGGACCGGATGTCCAAGGCGCCCGACCCCAGCAGGGGGGTCAAGGTCGAGGTCGGCGAGACGCAGACCGCGGTCGACGTGGACGTCATCGTGGAGTACGGCGAACCGATCGCGGAAGACGCGAAGGACATACGCACCCGTGTGACGGACGCGGTGGAGACGATGACCGGTCTGGAGGTCGTCGAGATCAACATCAACGTGCTCGACGTCCACCTGCCCGGATCGGACGACGAAGACGAGGACGGCGGCCGCCGTAGCGACCGGGTCCAGTAA
- a CDS encoding SRPBCC family protein, whose translation MAKQTGKPTDTSASGLDQVKEQLSAYVGARGQKLLDSAGGKLTDVAQGLGGGSDGGGSNGLLDVGKRVLGGENPVKALVGEKAGSMKDKAVDSVKSAFGGGDAKAGSAKVTNIIEAIDVGKPLRTVYDRWTEIEEFNSFAKGVTDVKQSDEIESDWKLKVAFSNRSWKATVQEQVADDRIVWTSEGAKGTTHGAITFHELAPSLTRIVAVVEYTPSGFFEKTGNIWRAQGRRLRLDLKHFQRYATLTDDEEVEGWRGEIREGEVVRSHEEGLEDDEPEEEEGEEEEDEGPEEPEDEADDDYDEEEEEADEEEPDEEDEEQR comes from the coding sequence ATGGCCAAGCAGACAGGCAAACCCACGGACACGAGTGCATCCGGCTTGGATCAGGTGAAGGAGCAACTGTCCGCCTACGTCGGTGCCCGGGGGCAGAAACTGCTGGATTCCGCCGGCGGGAAGCTGACCGACGTCGCGCAGGGCCTTGGTGGAGGCTCGGACGGAGGCGGGTCGAACGGCCTCCTTGACGTCGGGAAACGGGTGCTCGGCGGCGAGAACCCGGTCAAGGCCCTGGTCGGCGAGAAGGCCGGATCCATGAAGGACAAGGCCGTCGATTCGGTCAAGAGCGCCTTCGGCGGCGGGGACGCGAAAGCCGGCAGTGCCAAGGTGACCAACATCATCGAAGCCATCGACGTCGGCAAACCACTGCGCACGGTCTATGACCGCTGGACCGAGATAGAGGAGTTCAACTCCTTCGCCAAGGGTGTCACCGACGTGAAGCAGTCGGATGAGATCGAGAGCGACTGGAAGCTCAAGGTCGCCTTCTCCAACCGCAGTTGGAAGGCGACGGTGCAGGAACAGGTCGCCGACGACCGCATCGTCTGGACATCCGAGGGCGCCAAGGGGACGACGCACGGCGCCATCACCTTCCACGAACTGGCCCCGAGCCTGACCCGCATCGTCGCGGTCGTCGAATACACCCCGTCCGGATTCTTCGAGAAGACCGGCAATATCTGGCGTGCCCAGGGACGGCGACTGCGCCTGGACCTCAAGCACTTCCAGCGGTACGCCACACTCACCGACGACGAGGAAGTCGAAGGCTGGCGCGGCGAGATCCGCGAGGGCGAGGTCGTCCGGAGCCACGAGGAAGGGCTTGAGGACGACGAACCGGAAGAAGAGGAAGGAGAGGAAGAGGAGGACGAGGGACCGGAGGAGCCCGAGGACGAAGCCGACGACGACTACGACGAAGAAGAGGAAGAGGCAGACGAAGAGGAGCCGGACGAGGAGGACGAAGAGCAGAGGTGA
- a CDS encoding dihydrofolate reductase family protein, which produces MPKVRVHNVTISLDGFAAGPNQRLDAPFGDGVGWGDDLHGWFVSATEDAAAGRTGTDVEYFVRGKENIGATIMGRNMFGPQRGPWEDESWQGWWGENPPYHHTVFVHTHHPRPALEMSGGTTFRFTDEPLETVLRRAFDAADGKDVRIGGGAAIIRQYLRAGLIDELHLVIAPLLIGRGERVLDNLGDGIDGYRVSELVGSPNVTHATLVRR; this is translated from the coding sequence ATGCCCAAGGTCCGCGTGCACAACGTGACGATCTCCCTCGACGGCTTCGCGGCCGGCCCGAACCAGCGACTGGACGCCCCGTTCGGGGACGGCGTCGGCTGGGGCGACGACCTGCACGGCTGGTTCGTGTCCGCGACGGAGGACGCCGCCGCGGGAAGGACCGGAACCGATGTCGAGTACTTCGTCCGCGGCAAGGAGAACATCGGTGCGACGATCATGGGGCGGAACATGTTCGGGCCGCAGCGCGGGCCGTGGGAGGACGAGTCCTGGCAGGGCTGGTGGGGCGAGAACCCGCCCTACCACCACACCGTGTTCGTGCACACCCACCATCCCCGCCCGGCCCTGGAGATGAGCGGCGGAACCACCTTCCGCTTCACCGACGAGCCGCTGGAGACGGTGCTGCGGCGCGCGTTCGACGCCGCGGACGGCAAGGACGTCCGGATCGGCGGCGGGGCGGCGATCATCCGGCAGTATCTGCGCGCGGGGCTGATCGACGAGCTCCACCTGGTGATCGCGCCGCTCCTCATCGGGCGCGGGGAACGGGTGCTCGACAACCTGGGTGACGGTATCGACGGCTACCGGGTGTCCGAGCTGGTCGGCTCACCGAACGTCACACACGCGACACTGGTCCGCCGCTGA
- a CDS encoding VOC family protein, producing MVSVLQNVAIDCADPYELARFRSGVTGRPLDPEDRPGARETQVLLAEGPVLHFNQVPESKTVKNRIHLCLRPGTSRDEEVERLLGLGAGFVAHHRNPDGSGWAILADPEGNEFCVLRSESDRAAAHS from the coding sequence ATGGTCTCGGTATTGCAGAACGTGGCGATCGACTGTGCGGATCCCTATGAGCTTGCCCGCTTCCGGAGCGGTGTCACCGGCCGTCCGCTGGACCCGGAGGACCGGCCGGGCGCCCGCGAGACCCAGGTGCTGCTGGCGGAGGGCCCGGTACTGCACTTCAACCAGGTGCCCGAGAGCAAGACGGTCAAGAATCGGATCCATCTGTGTCTGCGCCCCGGGACCTCGCGCGACGAGGAGGTGGAGCGGCTGCTGGGGCTCGGTGCCGGCTTTGTGGCCCATCACCGGAATCCCGATGGTTCGGGCTGGGCGATCCTCGCCGATCCCGAGGGCAATGAGTTCTGCGTACTGCGCAGCGAGTCCGACCGGGCCGCGGCGCATTCCTGA